The segment TCAGTTCAATTGCACCGTAGGGACATTCCCTTATGCATATTTCACAGCAGCCACAGGATGCGGGGTCTATAATGGCCTTGCCACTGTCATTAATGGTGATGGTTTTTGCACCGGTTTTCACCTGGGGACAGACATCCCTGCAGTTGTGATCACAGTCCACATCCCCCATGCAGTCCTCCTCCAAAACCACTGCTGATCTGGATGCAAATCCCAGGCCCCTTTTCACAGCTTCCTTTATGTTGTAGCCTGCAAGGTGCAGTATGGTATCATCAAGGGAAGGGTCTGTGTTCATTGAAGCCAGGCATGGGTAGTTGTGGATTTTGTTTCCTGATTCAGTTTCAGCCTCTTCAACTGGAAAGCCTTCCAGATTCTCTGCAACGTACCATGTGGAGCCGCATGGTGCTCCCCTTAAAACCTTCACCTTCCTCACGAGGTCATCGGTCTGGATCTCAAGTTTTGGCCTTCCAAACTCCTCTGCAAACTCATCCACAACAGGGTTTTCCACAGGCTTCAAACTGCAGAATGGCTTGGGAAAGAGGACCAGGACATCATCTGGTGTAGATTCTATTATCTCCCTTTGAAGTCCTGGTGGAATCTGGGAGGGGTCATGTATCGGGGCAATAACAGCTTTTGCACCACTTTTCTGTGCTACCTCTGGGAGCACCATGTTTATATCTCCTTTAAGGTCAAGTGCCAGGATAAGGTCACATTCTGGAAGGTTTTCTGGGACCTGGGATTTAAAATCGTCTATGAACTCGGGCATATCCTCTGGAAATTCATGCAGGCCCACTATGTTCGATGCAAAACCCTGCTCAGCAATGGTGTTAACAATTCTGGCCCCGTAGTCCCCACATGTCAGTATGAATATTTTCAGTTCCATCTCAAAATCCCCCTTTTAATCAGCTACTTCTCCTGTAGAATTACCTCAAGATAATATAAAAAAGTCTCTTCATGCACATCATAAATGTTCAGATGATCATTTGATGATTTAGGGATAAAAATGTTTTTTTAAATATTTAACATCTATCAAAAGTAGATCTTCATTCAAATTTGAAACCTTTTTTTTTAAATGAAAAAGATGGTTTTTGAGTTTAAATGATAAAGAAAGATGGTTTTTGAGCTTAAATTATGAGAAAAAAATGATTTTTGAGATTAAATGATGAAAAAGATGTTTATTGGTTAGAAAAGGATAAAGGTTAAAAAAGGATAAAAAAAAATGTTCTGGGGATAATAAAATTCGAGTAATAAAACTAATTATTTTAAATCCTTCAAAAACCCCTTTAAAAGACTTTATTTAATT is part of the Methanobacterium aggregans genome and harbors:
- a CDS encoding DUF166 domain-containing protein, producing the protein MELKIFILTCGDYGARIVNTIAEQGFASNIVGLHEFPEDMPEFIDDFKSQVPENLPECDLILALDLKGDINMVLPEVAQKSGAKAVIAPIHDPSQIPPGLQREIIESTPDDVLVLFPKPFCSLKPVENPVVDEFAEEFGRPKLEIQTDDLVRKVKVLRGAPCGSTWYVAENLEGFPVEEAETESGNKIHNYPCLASMNTDPSLDDTILHLAGYNIKEAVKRGLGFASRSAVVLEEDCMGDVDCDHNCRDVCPQVKTGAKTITINDSGKAIIDPASCGCCEICIRECPYGAIELIEERMDI